One Mycolicibacterium fallax genomic window, CAGGATCGCCGGTGCCGCCTGCACCCAGGTGTCGAACATGTTGAACCGCTTGACCTTTCCCGATGCCCGGTCCTCGGCCGCGCGTTCCCAGGCGTCCTCCGGCCAGGGCGGGTCGATCAGGGTGGAGCCCTTGATCAGGCAGCTGATCTCCAGCGAGGTGCGCTTGGGGTGGTCCATGTCGTTCTCGCCGCCGCGGATGATCAGCGTGGGCACGGTGATGTTGTCGAACAGCTCGTCCTCAACGCCGGGAATGGTCTGGCCCGGTTTCGGCACGAAGGCGTTGAGCCAGCGCAGCATCAGCTTGAGGAACGCATCGGGATCCTGGCCCAGGATGCGCGCCTGGTTGTCGGGGTTCTCGGCGATCCGCTCCTGCCACTCGTCGATCTTGGCGACCGCCTTCATGCCCGCCCCGCGCACCGCCAGGATGCTCGGCACGATGTAGTAGGAGCCCAGCACGAAGGATCCGTACACCCCGCCGACGATGTTCCACACCACCAGCTTGGTGGCGATCTCCGGGTAGAGCATGGTGGTCAGCATGGTGTCGCGTGCTCCGCCGGAGCCGCCGGCCAGGATGCACGGGCCGATCCCCAGGGCGCTGATCAGCGCGTGCAGCGTCTCGGCGCGCATGTGCGATTCGCTCTGGCCGTAGAACTGCACGTCGGAGCGGCCGCAGTTCGGCCGGTCCCACAGCAGCACCCGGTAGCCGCCCGCCACCAGTGCCTCGGCCAGCGGTCGCAGGCCCGGAATGTCCTTGCTGAACCGGCCGCCGGGCGTCAGGACGATGAATTCGCCCTGGTTGCCGAGGATTTCGTAGACGACATTGCCGCCGTTGATCTGCACAACGTGCTCACCCGGGGTGAGGTCGGTGGCCACCGGTGTCCCTTCTCTCAGGCCTGGACCAGGACGTCGTTGCCGACGACCCGGACCGGGTAGGTGCGGATGCTCCATTCGGGCTTGACCGCGGTGGTTCCGGTGGCCAGCTCGAATCCCCATTGATGCCAGGGGCAGTAGATGAATTCCATGTCCCGGACCATGACGGCATCGCCGGGCACGTTCTCGTCGACGATGTTGCGGCCGCGGGCCCGACCCGAGCACAGCGGTCCGCCCTCGTGCGGGCAGTAGTTCGCGATCGCGTAGAAGGTGCCGTTGACGTTGTACACGCCAACACCGTGTCGGCCGATCGGCACCAGTTTGTGTGTCCCCGGCGGGATTTCGTCGACGGTGGCCACCACGTGTTCGCGGCCCTGGGCCAGCCGGGGTTCTTGGGGATCGTTGCTCACGGTCAGAACACTCTCACTTGTCCCTCGAGGGCGGGCACGGTATCGGGCAGGTGGTAGGTCTGGATGCCGTTGCGGAACATCACCGCCTCGCGGGCGTGCTCGGGCAGGTGCTTGACCAGCCAGCGCGGGTCGTCGAACGTCCAGTGCGGGTAATCGCTGGAATAGAGCAGGATCTTCTCGCACTCCATCCACTCGAACGCCCGCATCAGCTCGGTCTTGTCCTCGGGATAGTCCAGCGGCTGGGTGGTGAACTTGATGTGCTCCTTGACGTACTCGCTGGGCTTGCGCTTGATGTCCAGCCAGGACTTGCGGGCCTCATACAGCGCGTCCATCCGCCACATCAGCGGCAGGATCCAGGTGAAGGCGTGCTCGATGAACACGATCCGCAGGGTCGGGAACCGGTCGAAGACGCCGTCGAAGATCAGTGACATCACCTGATTGGCGGCCAGCAGCGAGTAGCTGCACATGAAATCGTGGTTGTAGCTGGGGAACCCGACCGGCGGGATCGGCAGCGTCTCGAACTGGCCGCGGGCCAGATGGCAGCTGATCACCAGGTCGTGTTTGGTGGCGGCGGCCCAGACCGGGTCG contains:
- a CDS encoding Rieske (2Fe-2S) protein, with translation MSNDPQEPRLAQGREHVVATVDEIPPGTHKLVPIGRHGVGVYNVNGTFYAIANYCPHEGGPLCSGRARGRNIVDENVPGDAVMVRDMEFIYCPWHQWGFELATGTTAVKPEWSIRTYPVRVVGNDVLVQA
- a CDS encoding amidohydrolase family protein, with product MTVTADTTATDRVTPAERIAVRCVDSDVHPVPRRGELVDYIPEPWRSKYFRSHRVGEQIFYDAPDYAHSYAMRVDSFPADGEFACSDPDLALKQLIMEAGSDIAILEPIHGEMRIPEATAAFCTATNLWLANHWLDAHNNWHERWRGSICVAIEDPASAVAEIETWAGHPYMAQILIKAEPRPSWGDPCYDPVWAAATKHDLVISCHLARGQFETLPIPPVGFPSYNHDFMCSYSLLAANQVMSLIFDGVFDRFPTLRIVFIEHAFTWILPLMWRMDALYEARKSWLDIKRKPSEYVKEHIKFTTQPLDYPEDKTELMRAFEWMECEKILLYSSDYPHWTFDDPRWLVKHLPEHAREAVMFRNGIQTYHLPDTVPALEGQVRVF
- a CDS encoding alpha/beta fold hydrolase, coding for MATDLTPGEHVVQINGGNVVYEILGNQGEFIVLTPGGRFSKDIPGLRPLAEALVAGGYRVLLWDRPNCGRSDVQFYGQSESHMRAETLHALISALGIGPCILAGGSGGARDTMLTTMLYPEIATKLVVWNIVGGVYGSFVLGSYYIVPSILAVRGAGMKAVAKIDEWQERIAENPDNQARILGQDPDAFLKLMLRWLNAFVPKPGQTIPGVEDELFDNITVPTLIIRGGENDMDHPKRTSLEISCLIKGSTLIDPPWPEDAWERAAEDRASGKVKRFNMFDTWVQAAPAILEFLGR